In Toxoplasma gondii ME49 chromosome VIII, whole genome shotgun sequence, a single genomic region encodes these proteins:
- a CDS encoding hypothetical protein (encoded by transcript TGME49_272390~Predicted trans-membrane domain (TMHMM2.0):19-42), translated as MAEEERQASSPRRRCSILKLFLCLLQFLFCVSTPTLLLSLAALYLVLPLFGDSPNAGFLGFVFADASRLPASGVFSSFPGLYYAQRQEASHPRPSHASHAASLSTVSSSLSSVEPSDGCKRLSTAFSIRRLPPSSDARSSSLSHSSRPLSSAPVAFAGPRRADPLSVEQKGSGDVDTPEAALQLPSLPPHYTIVGFRVQGSQVLPSRLVRQLEKELLSKHVSPASTSSASSTSSSNAPRVSRRSASPSPGSPAASSKSSALSAEENEALIRTFVDIVNAWYLENGYLFAHLVPRPHFLPSSVPVSARGAPGVSAGTETTEKPVPAFLISFDCEEPPTANPPLHLAFFARQRPPKTAPDSPRTQLDTAEKAAQSTSVEHDAHRCEELVETQGTLNPELLAHHLGLVPGKPFKWDAQRWHRVATEADLFADAHATAAVLPGDGGIRVEVAAVEKPACSLRPGLSFSSALRDVEGQLLLEHRNLFGTAARGSVALRLSPSLDFLPGQKQTTDDAVSLPPSRAQSSSLCAELLFNSLSRATDRESVRLLASASSSYSPPPLLPSSPSRSNPSLPSSSLLSRILSAPPPTPESPTSVSGVSAPLPATPPQTPARLLVPAGHFRVGFAASGERRLGAAGTMWGEATIERRKGLYVNLGLAGSASRQGSDSSRLPSSLAEASDTSHVGEKRNEDAPHRKESQSWGDKVRNALGMLQPPRFAPTTTTTSVAMVSADDVASLLPSRERGSVLTDPSVAHDVAKVAGGVRFQFSESSRQFGLPPTRLAPTWGFEASSFAGVYTPYTAADAAAAFAPLTSSGSASTRPGSRPSRVSRDRPLPPLPGLAGFSPPRPHVGTARSFSLSSLVPSRVSAFAAKLVPRPLRDESRFSQRCREVKETVSAALASVSPFVASRAWAAGVWTRTVALANLPFAPVLFASSFPSASPSLYSSCPPLPYCGASLSFASRVFPFSSLFLSRSSYASSTSQGRLRSLLLRPLISLVSPFDFSQLAVRTRLNIDLLLPPRLLLPILASCLSPASSSPSCSARSSPPLPRQMWQDVACRGRALWAQVSSHVSAYLSSCSSALSSAEAVNASVASSLPSSSSLCVLPRLSLCAFPVIHPSTASPAVSLPSTTDPLSPPREAIETSLLSEPAAALPFSSSSTSPMSSSVASSACSAPAKSSEPAGAAGKAHAAPAVVSSLPSHADRRRFLASSLRAAAARLPPWEMLKLSGQKGNRLRAWGAEPVGIFEAVADGAIELSLPIVAR; from the exons AtggcggaggaagaaagacaggcaTCGTCGCCACGGCGGCGGTGTTCAATCTTGaagctctttctctgtctccttcagttccttttctgcgtGTCGACTCCCacactgcttctctctcttgccgCATTGTATCTCGTTCTCCCGCTCTTCGGCGACTCTCCGAATGCCGGGttcctcggcttcgtctttgcggatgcgtctcgtcttccaGCCTCGGGGgtcttctccagtttcccTGGTCTCTACTACGCACAGCGACAGGAAGCGTCGCACCCCCGCCCCTCTCACGCATCGCacgctgcctctctctctaccgTCTCCTCTAGCCTCTCCTCGGTCGAACCGAGCGACGGCTGCAAGCGCCTCTCAACTGCTTTCTCgattcgtcgtcttcctccgtcCTCTGATgcccgctcttcttctctctcccactCATCGCGCCCTttgtcttctgctcctgtcgccttcgcggGACCGCGTCGTGCAGACCCTCTGTCTGTTGAGCAGAAGGGGAGTGGCGATGTCGACACCCCCGAAGCGGCTCTTCAGCTTCCCTCGCTGCCGCCGCACTACACGATCGTTGGCTTCAGAGTCCAAGGCTCCCAAGTGCTTCCCTCGCGCCTTGTCCGACAGCTTGAGAAGGAACTTCTCTCGAAACACGTCAGTCCCGCCTCGACGTCTTCCGCCTCGTCCACGTCCTCTTCCAACGCCCCTCGTGTGTCTCGTCggtctgcttcgccttctccaggtTCTCCCGCCGCTTCATCCAAGTCCTCTGCATTGTCGGCAGAGGAAAATGAAGCCTTGATCCGTACCTTCGTGGATATCGTGAACGCGTGGTACCTCGAAAATGGCTATTTGTTTGCGCACTTGGTTCCGCGTCCCCACTTCCTTCCTTCCAGCGTTCCAGTCAGCGCCCGTGGAGCCCCCGGTGTCTCGGCTGGCACTgaaacgacggagaagccTGTCCCCGCGTTCCTCATTTCGTTCGACTGCGAGGAGCCTCCAACTGCAAATCCCCCTCTCcacctcgccttcttcgcgcgacagagacccCCGAAGACAGCGCCCGACTCGCCGCGAACACAGCTAGACACTGCCGAGAAGGCCGCGCAATCGACCTCCGTGGAACACGACGCACACCGCTGCGAGGAACTCGTCGAAACACAGGGCACCCTGAACCCAGAGCTCCTCGCCCATCACTTGGGCCTCGTCCCGGGCAAGCCGTTCAAGTGGGATGCCCAGCGCTGGCACCGAGTGGCAACTGAAGCGG ATCTTTTCGCGGACGCACACGCGACTGCCGCGGTGCTTCCTGGAGACGGGGGCATCCGCGTGGAAGTCGCCGCCGTAGAAAAACCTGCTTGTTCTCTTCGGCCAG gcctctcgttttcgtctgcgcTCCGCGACGTCGAGGGACAGCTTCTGCTGGAACATCGAAATCTTTTCGGCACTGCCGCCCGCGGGAGCGTCGCCCTGCGgctctcgccctcgctcgATTTTCTGCCAggacagaaacagacgacaGACGACGCAGTTTCACTTCCTCCCTCCAGAGCCCAAAGCTCTTCGCTCTGTGCTGAACTCCTCTTCaactctctctcgcgagcaAC AGACCGGGAGTCTGTCCGGTTGCTGGCCTCGGCGTCGTCTTCGTATTCGCCTCCTCCCCTTTTGCcatcgtcgccttctcggtcGAATCCCAGTcttccgtcgtcttctctgttgtctcgcATTCTCTCCGCGCCGCCTCCGACGCCCGAGTCGCCGACGTCTGTCTCTGGTGTATCTGCACCTCTGCCCGCCACTccgccgcagacgccggcgcgtctcctcgttcccGCAGGTCATTTTCGTGTGGGCTTTGCAGCCTCAGGAGAAAGGCGCTTGGGCGCGGCGGGGACGATGTGGGGTGAGGCGACTATCGAGCGGCGCAAGGGACTGTACGTCAACCTGGGACTCGCGGGCAGCGCCTCGCGCCAGGGCAGCGACTCGTCGAGGCTCCCCAGTTCGTTGGCGGAAGCGTCTGACACGTCACATGTtggtgagaagagaaacgaagacgcgcCGCATCGCAAGGAGAGCCAAAGCTGGGGCGACAAGGTACGAAACGCTCTAGGCATGCTGCAGCCTCCTCGGTTTGCACCGACAACGACTACAACCTCCGTCGCGATGGTCTCTGCCGATgacgtcgcttctcttcttccctcgcggGAACGCGGCTCTGTGCTCACGGATCCCTCGGTCGCCCACGATGTCGCCAAGGTCGCAGGAGGTGTGCGCTTCCAGTTCTCTGAATCGTCGCGTCAG TTTGGCCTGCCTCCCACGAGGTTGGCGCCGACCTGGGGCTTCGAGGCGTCGTCGTTCGCAGGCGTCTATACACCGTACACGGCTGCCGACGCGGCAGCCGCGTTCGCGCCTCTTACGTCTTCTGGTAGCGCCTCAACACGCCCTGGATCTCGGCCGTCGCGGGTGTCCCGGGATCGTCCTCTTCCACCGCTTCCAGGTCTCGCGGGGTTCTCACCGCCTCGGCCTCACGTCGGTACCGCGCGGTCCTTTTCGCTGTCCTCCTTGGTGCCTTCTCGCGTGTCTGCGTTTGCCGCCAAGCTGGTGCCGCGACCGCTGAGAGACGAGAGCCGCTTCTCACAGAGATGCCGGGAGGTGAAGGAGACGGTTTCTGCGgccctcgcctctgtctcgcctttcgtCGCCTCCCGGGCGTGGGCGGCGGGTGTGTGGACGCGAACTGTTGCTCTCGCTAACCTCCCGTTTGCGCCTGTTCTCTTTGCTTCATCTtttccgtctgcgtctccgtctctgtaCTCCTCTTGTCCGCCGCTTCCGTATTGTGGAGCGTCCCTGTCGTTCGCGTCCCGTGTCTttccgttttcgtctctctttctgtcccGCTCCTCCTACGCTTCTTCCACCTCTCAAGGAAGGCTCCGAAGCCTTCTCTTACGTCCTCTgatttctctcgtctcgcccTTCGATTTCTCCCAACTCGCTGTTCGGACTCGCCTCAACATCGACCTTCTCCTGCCTCcacgtctccttcttcctaTCCTcgccagctgtctctctcccgcgtcgtcttctccgtcgtgttctgctcgttcgtctcctccgcttcctcgtcAGATGTGGCAAGATGTCGCATGTCGCGGGCGTGCACTTTGGGCTCAGGTATCCTCGCATGTTTCTGCGTatctttcctcttgttcttctgcgCTTTCGTCTGCCGAGGCCGTCAACGCGtctgtcgcgtcttcccttccttcttcgtcttccctttgcgtcctccctcgtctctccctctgcgcCTTTCCTGTCATTCACCCGTCCACGGCGTCGCCCGCTGTTTCGCTCCCGTCGACCACTGaccctctttctcccccccGCGAGGCCATCGAAACGTCGCTACTCTCCGAGCCTGCCGCCGCgctccccttttcttcctcgtcaacCTCTCCCATGTCTTCTTCGGTTGCTTCGTCGGCTTGCTCCGCGCCAGCGAAGTCTTCAGAGCCTGCGGGCGCAGCGGggaaggcgcatgcagctcctGCCGTTGTCTCGTCCCTCCCCTCGCACGCAGACAGACGTCGGTTCCTCGCAAGCTCGCTACGAGCAGCTGCCGCGCGGCTGCCTCCCTGGGAGATGCTGAAACTTTCAGGGCAGAAGGGCAACAGACTGCGCGCCTGGGGTGCAGAGCCCGTGGGAATCTTTGAGGCGGTCGCGGATGGCGCGATCGAACTCAGCCTGCCCATCGTCGCCAGGTGA